The Microbacterium luteum nucleotide sequence ATGAAGGCCGTCCACTTCGGCGCCGGCAACATCGGCCGCGGGTTCGTCGGACTGCTGCTGCACGAGGCCGGCTACGAGGTCGTGTTCTCCGACGTCGCCGCTCCGCTCGTCGACGCGATCAACGCCGCCTCGGAGTACACGGTGCACGAGGTCGGTGACGGCGGGCGCGACCTGACCGTCACCGGCTTCCGTGCGGTGAACAGTCAGACCGACCCCGAGAAGGTCGTCGCCGAGATCGCCGATGCCGACGTGGTCACCACCGCCGTGGGACCGACGATCCTCCGCTTCGTCGCCCCGCACATCGTCGCGGCGCTCACCGCGCGCGATGCGAGCCTGCCGCCGTTGCAGGTGATGGCGTGCGAGAACGCGATCAACGCCACCCACCTGCTGCGCGACGAGGTCGCCGCCGCGGCCGGCGACGCGTGGCCGCGGATCGCTGGTCGCGCCGTCTTCGCCAACACCGCCGTCGATCGGATCGTGCCCGGCCAGCCCGAGGACGCCGGCATCGATGTGACCGTCGAGCCGTTCTTCGAGTGGGCGATCGAGCGCGGGCCGTTCGGCGACGCGGTGCCGGAGATCCCCGGCGCCCACTTCGTCGACGACCTCGCGCCCTACATCGAGCGGAAGCTCTTCACCGTCAACACCGGACACGCCGCCACGGCGTATCTCGGCGCGCAGGCCGGCATCGAGAAGATCTCCGACGCCCTCGCCGACCCCTCGATCGAAGCGGCCGTCGCGAAGGCGCTGGAGGAGACGTCGGGCATTCTGCTCGCCAAGCACGAGTTCGACGCGGCGGATCTCGCCGACTACCGCGCGACGATCATCGGCCGCTTCCGGAACCCGGCCCTCCCCGACACCGTGTGGCGGGTGGGACGCCAGCCGCTGCGAAAGCTGTCGCGGAACGAGCGCTTCATCGGCCCCGCGGCCGAGGCGGCCGAACGTGGGCTGCCCACGGCCGGCCTCGAGACGGCGATCGCCGCCGCCCTCGCGTTCCACGACCCGGAAGATGCGCAGTCCGTCGACATGCAGCGGTTGCTCGCCGAGCGTGACGCCGCGACCTTCACCGTCGAGGTCACGGGCCTGGACCCGGAGCATGCGCTCTTCGACCGCATCCGGGCGCTCGTGGAGACGCGTCAGGCCACCCCGGCCGCCTGAGCGGGCCGCACCCGCCCGCGGCCGCGGCAGCGCGCCCGCGGCAGCGCCTGTACGGCGCGGTCCGGTGGCGCGGCATTGCCCGCGCTGGTCTCCCGGGCGCGCCGTTCACAACTCCTCATATCCGAAGCGACAGGCGCGTCTGCGGCGCCTCGCGCCGCCGGATGCCCCGTCGTTGCGGAGTTGTGAACGGCGTTGCCGCGGCAGCATTCGACCTCGGACGCGCCGTCCGGACGCCACTCGCCCTCCCCAACCGCACCGGCAACGCCGGCATCCCCGGATCGGGGGCGAGCGCCGGGCGTAACGCGCTGAGGCGAGTTGAGTTCGGGCATGCCGACACCTCGCGAGCGCGCCGCCGAGTTCCTCAGTGCGACCTTCATGTCGCGGGCGAGCCTGCGCCGCGAAGGGATGACCGGGCGCGAGATCACCGAGGCCGTGCGCCGCGGGTGGATTCTGCGGCCGCGCCGCGGACGCTACCTGGCGACCACGACCGACGCGGCGCTCGTCGACGCGGCGACGCTCGGCGGCCGCCTCGATTGCGTGTCGCTGCTTTCCGCTCTCGGTGTCTTCGTCCTGGACGATTCTCGGCTCCACGTGCAACTGGATCACGGTGCAAGTCGGCTTCCCGTCCGCCCCGCTCCCGTCGTAGCGCACTGGCGCCCGCGCTGCGGGGGGCGGGACACTGTCGCAGCCGACCTCATCGAGGCCCTGGCGCAGGCCTGCCGCTGCCAATCGCCGCGCGCGGCGGTGGCGACGCTCGACAGCGCATGGCACCACCGGCTCATCGACGTCGACGACCTCGCCGAGATCTTCGCCCGCCTGCCGCGCCGGTACCGGCGGCTGCGCGGTCTGCTCGACCGGCGGTGTGAATCGGGGCCCGAGTCGCTCATGCGCCTCCTTCTGCGCACGCTCGGATGCCGGATCGACCTGCAGGTGCCGATCGAGGGTGTGGGCCGCGTGGACTTCGTGGTCGACGGCTGGCTGATCATCGAGTGCGACAGCAAGGAGCACCACGAGGACTGGGCGGCGCAGAAGCGGGACCGGCGACGCGACCTCGCCGCGGCAGCCCTCGGCTATACGACGATCCGGCCGCTCGCGGAAGACATCATGTATCGGCGGGACACGGTGCGGCGCCAGGTCGCCGCCGTCCTCGCGCATCCGCCTCGCCGCTGATCACCCGCACGGACGCGTCACACCCGCGCGTCGACGCCCCGTGCTGTCCGACGGCCGCTCCGCGCTGTTCACAACTCCTCAAGAATCCGCGTCGGAAGACACAAATGTGGCGCGGTCGGCGCTGACGCACCCGCCGTTGAGGAGTTGTGAACGGTCGGGCCGCGTGACGCGGCGAGCTTCGCTCATCGGCCGGATGCGTTCACAACTCCGCAACCGCGCGACTGGCGCACCCCGCAGCGCCCGGGATCAGGCTGTGGGGCCGCGTTCTTGAGGAGTTGTGAACGGCGTCGGCCGCGGGGTTGACGGAGCGGAGCACCGCGGCACGGCGGCGCGGGGAACGGCCGTGGCACCGCGGCACGGCGGGGCGGAGCGGCGCGGCGGGGCGGAGCGGAGGGACGGCCGCGGCGCGGCAGCGCGCTCGAAGCTACACCGCGCGCGGGTGGCGGGTCAGCGCTCGAAGCCCTCGGCGATCAGCTCGATGAGCTCCTCGCGCTCCTCCACGGTCAAGAAGGCGCCCGCGGCGGCGTTCAGCTGGAACGCCTCGAGGTCGGCGAGGTCGTAGTCGAAGGTCTCCGCGAGCACCTGCAGCTCCCGCGTGAGCGAAGTGCGGCTCATCAGGCGGTTGTCGACGTTGACGGTCACCGCGAACCCGAGCTGGTACAGCAGGTCGAAGGGGTGGTCCTCGATCTCCTCGCCCCACTGCGCGATCGCGCCGGTCTGCAGGTTCGACGACGGCGACAGCTCGAGCGGGATCTCCCGGTCGCGCACCCAGCGCGCCAGCTCGCCGAACTGCACCTGCACCTCGTCGCCCTCGCGCGAGACGACCCGCAGGTCCTCGGCCAGCCGCACGCCGTGCCCGAGCCGCAGCGCGCGCCCGTCGATGAGGGCCGAGCGGATGGAATCGAGCCCGGCCGCCTCGCCCGCGTGCACCGTCGTGGGGAAGAATCGCGACGCGAGGAAGTCGAACGCCTCGCGATGCTTCGACGGCGGGAAGCCGTCTTCGGCACCGGCGATGTCGAAGCCGACGACCCCGCGCCCGCGCCACTGAACGGCGAGCTCGGCGATCTCCAGCGAACGATCGGCGTGGCGCATCGCCGTGATCAGCTGCCCGACACGGATGTCGCGACCGGCGCTCTCGGCGGCATCTTCGCCCTCTTCGATGCCCTCCTGCACGGCCTCGACGACCTCGTCAAGCGAGAGACCGCGGGCCAGGTGCTGCTCGGGTGCCCAGCGCACCTCGCCGTAGATCACGCCGTCTGCGGCGAGATCCTCGACGAACTCGCGCGCCACCCGGGTGAGCCCCTCCCGGGTCTGCATCACCGCCGTGGTCACATCGAACGTCTTGAGGTAGTCGACGAGCGAGCCCGAATCGCTCTTATCGGCGAACCAGTCGGCGAGCTCGTCGGCGTCGTCGGCGGGCAGGTCGAGGTCGATGTCGTCGGCGAGCTCGACGATCGTCGCCGGGCGCAGAGCGCCGTCGAGGTGATCGTGCAGCGAGACCTTGGGGAGTCCGCGCAGAGAGACGCCCTGCAGGCGCGCGTCGCCGTCGGGTTCGATGGGCATGGACGTTCTCCTCGACTGGGGGTGGGCGGTATCGACAGTAGTGCCTGCGCAGGCGCGGTGGGAGGGTGGATCAGGCCGTGATGCGCTCACGCACGATCGGCGAGGCCGCGGGGGCCTCCGCGGCGATGTCCCACGCGCCGTCCACGGCCGCGAGAGCGCGGTCGAAGCGGGCGGCGTCATCGGCGAGCAGCGTGAACAGCGGCTGACCTCGGCGCACCCGATCACCCGGCTTGGCATGCAGGTCGATGCCGGCCGCATGCACGACCGGATCCTCAGCCCGAGCGCGCCCGGCACCCAGCCGCCACGCGGCGACACCGAACGACATCGCGTCGAGCCTCGCCACAAAGCCGTCCTCCGGCGCAGTGACGACGTGCGTCTCCTTCGGCGACGGCAGCGCCGCGTCGGGATCGCCGTCCTGCGCACGGATCATGTCGCGCCAGGCATCCATCGCCCGGCCGTCCGCGAGCGCCTTCTCGACGTCGGCATCCGGCTGACCGGCCAGGGCAAGCATCTCGCGGGCCAGCGCGACGGTCAGGTCCACGACGTCGGCGGGTCCTCCCCCGGCGAGCACCTCGACGGATTCGCGCACCTCGTTCGCGTTGCCGATCGCGAGGCCCAGCGGGATGTTCATGTCGGTCAGCAGCGCGGTGGTCGACACGCCCGAGTCGGTGCCGAGGGCGACCATCGTGCGGGCGAGCTCGCGTGCGCGGTCGATGTCGCGCATGAACGCCCCGGAGCCGAACTTCACATCGAGCACGAGGGAGTCGGTGCCCTCGGCGATCTTCTTCGACATGATGCTCGACGCGATGAGCGGGATCGCCTCGACGGTGCCGGTGACATCGCGCAGCGCGTAGAGCTTCTTGTCGGCCGGCGCGAGCCCCGAGCCCGCGGCGCAGATGACCGCGCCGACACCGGCCAGCTGGGCGAACAGCTCATCGTTCGACAGCGCCGCGCGCCAACCCGGGATCGATTCGAGCTTGTCGAGGGTCCCTCCGGTGTGACCGAGTCCGCGGCCCGACAGCTGCGGCACGGCGACGCCGAACGAAGCGACCAGCGGCGCCAGCGGCAGGGTGATCTTGTCGCCGACTCCCCCGGTCGAGTGCTTGTCGACGGTCGGCTTGCCGAGGCCGGAGAAGCTCATCCGCTCGCCGGATGCGATCATCGCGTCGGTCATGACGCGGATCTCATCGCGCTCCATGCCGTTCAGAAGGATCGCCATCGTGAAAGCCGACATCTGCGCGTCGGAGACGTAGCCGCGCGTGTACGCGTCGATCATCCACCGCAGCGCATCTTCGTCGACCGCGCCCCCGTCGCGCTTGGCGCGGATGACATCCACGGCGTCATGGGGCTCGACGGCGGCGTGGGAGGTGTGGTCGCTCAATGCATCTCCGAGGTGCGCTCGGGGGCGAGGTCGCGCGGCCCGAACGCGTCGGGCAGGACGTCGTCGATGGTGCGGATGCCGGAGACGGTCTCGAGAAGCATGCCGGGGATGGCATGTTCGTAGAGCAGCTGGCGGCAGCGGCCGCACGGCATGAGGGTCTGCCCCTCGCCGTCGACGCACACGAACGCCACGAGCTGGCCTCCGCCGGACATGTGGAGCTCGGACACGAGCCCGCACTCCGCGCACAGGGTGACCCCGTACGACGCGTTCTCGACGTTGCAGCCGGCGACGATGCGCCCGTCGGTGACGAGGGCCGCCGCCCCCACCTTGAAGCGCGAATACGGCGCATAGGCGCGCTGCATCGCCTCGGTCGCGGCCGCGCGCAGCACGTCCCAATCGATGTCGGTCATGTCCTCATCCCTTGATGTACGGCTTGCCCGCGGCGGCGGGTGCCCGCACCTGCCCGGCGAAGCCGACCACGGCCAGCACGGTCACGATGTACGGCAGCATCGCCATGAACTCCGACGGGATGGGCGAGCCCAGGTTCGTCAGGAGCGTCTCGAGGTTCGTGGTGAACCCGAACAGCAGGGCGGCGAGGGTCGCCCGCACCGGGTCCCATCCTCCGAAGATGACCGCCGCGAGCGCAATGAATCCGAGGCCGCCGGTCATCTCCTTGTCGAAGGAGCCGACCGAGCCGAGCGTGAAGTACGCCCCACCGATGCCGGCGATGGCACCGGCGAGCAGCACGTTCCAGAACCGGGTCGGGTTCACCTTGATCCCGACGGTGTCCGCCGCCTGAGGGTGCTCGCCGACCGCCCGCAGCCGCAGTCCCCAGCGGGTCTTGTACAGCCCCCACGCGACCAGCGGCACCGCGACGTACATGATGTAGACGATCAGGGTCTGGTTGAACACGACCGGACCGAGGATGGGGATCTCCGACAGGAACGGGATCGGCACCCGCGGGAAGCGCGGCGGCGAGTTGAGCGCCTCGGAGTTCGGGTTCAGCAGCGCGCCGTGCAGGAAGCTGGTGAGTCCGGTGATGAGCACGTTCAGCACGACGCCGACGATGACCTGCTCGACGAGGTACTTGATGGAGAACACGGCGAGCACGGCTCCGACGAGGGCGCCCGCGACGAGGGCGCCGACG carries:
- a CDS encoding DUF559 domain-containing protein, giving the protein MPTPRERAAEFLSATFMSRASLRREGMTGREITEAVRRGWILRPRRGRYLATTTDAALVDAATLGGRLDCVSLLSALGVFVLDDSRLHVQLDHGASRLPVRPAPVVAHWRPRCGGRDTVAADLIEALAQACRCQSPRAAVATLDSAWHHRLIDVDDLAEIFARLPRRYRRLRGLLDRRCESGPESLMRLLLRTLGCRIDLQVPIEGVGRVDFVVDGWLIIECDSKEHHEDWAAQKRDRRRDLAAAALGYTTIRPLAEDIMYRRDTVRRQVAAVLAHPPRR
- a CDS encoding ABC transporter permease; protein product: MSIDTSLPTSASGGAIVRERVRKRHFKLPISLAVATALIWLMAFVFGRDGVSTYRLGDRTASIDLGDIGIPTAPAVTICAIVLALLTAYAFWAVATFRKVGLWVPIVFALLAVFAFLTWSAAGGLVPVTGLLFGAVSLSVPLVFGALGGVIGERVGVVNVAIEAQFLFAAFSSAVIASITGSVLLGLVGALVAGALVGAVLAVFSIKYLVEQVIVGVVLNVLITGLTSFLHGALLNPNSEALNSPPRFPRVPIPFLSEIPILGPVVFNQTLIVYIMYVAVPLVAWGLYKTRWGLRLRAVGEHPQAADTVGIKVNPTRFWNVLLAGAIAGIGGAYFTLGSVGSFDKEMTGGLGFIALAAVIFGGWDPVRATLAALLFGFTTNLETLLTNLGSPIPSEFMAMLPYIVTVLAVVGFAGQVRAPAAAGKPYIKG
- a CDS encoding thymidine phosphorylase — its product is MSDHTSHAAVEPHDAVDVIRAKRDGGAVDEDALRWMIDAYTRGYVSDAQMSAFTMAILLNGMERDEIRVMTDAMIASGERMSFSGLGKPTVDKHSTGGVGDKITLPLAPLVASFGVAVPQLSGRGLGHTGGTLDKLESIPGWRAALSNDELFAQLAGVGAVICAAGSGLAPADKKLYALRDVTGTVEAIPLIASSIMSKKIAEGTDSLVLDVKFGSGAFMRDIDRARELARTMVALGTDSGVSTTALLTDMNIPLGLAIGNANEVRESVEVLAGGGPADVVDLTVALAREMLALAGQPDADVEKALADGRAMDAWRDMIRAQDGDPDAALPSPKETHVVTAPEDGFVARLDAMSFGVAAWRLGAGRARAEDPVVHAAGIDLHAKPGDRVRRGQPLFTLLADDAARFDRALAAVDGAWDIAAEAPAASPIVRERITA
- a CDS encoding mannitol-1-phosphate 5-dehydrogenase; its protein translation is MKAVHFGAGNIGRGFVGLLLHEAGYEVVFSDVAAPLVDAINAASEYTVHEVGDGGRDLTVTGFRAVNSQTDPEKVVAEIADADVVTTAVGPTILRFVAPHIVAALTARDASLPPLQVMACENAINATHLLRDEVAAAAGDAWPRIAGRAVFANTAVDRIVPGQPEDAGIDVTVEPFFEWAIERGPFGDAVPEIPGAHFVDDLAPYIERKLFTVNTGHAATAYLGAQAGIEKISDALADPSIEAAVAKALEETSGILLAKHEFDAADLADYRATIIGRFRNPALPDTVWRVGRQPLRKLSRNERFIGPAAEAAERGLPTAGLETAIAAALAFHDPEDAQSVDMQRLLAERDAATFTVEVTGLDPEHALFDRIRALVETRQATPAA
- a CDS encoding cytidine deaminase — translated: MTDIDWDVLRAAATEAMQRAYAPYSRFKVGAAALVTDGRIVAGCNVENASYGVTLCAECGLVSELHMSGGGQLVAFVCVDGEGQTLMPCGRCRQLLYEHAIPGMLLETVSGIRTIDDVLPDAFGPRDLAPERTSEMH
- a CDS encoding adenosine deaminase, with product MPIEPDGDARLQGVSLRGLPKVSLHDHLDGALRPATIVELADDIDLDLPADDADELADWFADKSDSGSLVDYLKTFDVTTAVMQTREGLTRVAREFVEDLAADGVIYGEVRWAPEQHLARGLSLDEVVEAVQEGIEEGEDAAESAGRDIRVGQLITAMRHADRSLEIAELAVQWRGRGVVGFDIAGAEDGFPPSKHREAFDFLASRFFPTTVHAGEAAGLDSIRSALIDGRALRLGHGVRLAEDLRVVSREGDEVQVQFGELARWVRDREIPLELSPSSNLQTGAIAQWGEEIEDHPFDLLYQLGFAVTVNVDNRLMSRTSLTRELQVLAETFDYDLADLEAFQLNAAAGAFLTVEEREELIELIAEGFER